From the genome of Solidesulfovibrio carbinolicus, one region includes:
- a CDS encoding HD domain-containing protein: protein MAQPFKDATAICKTIMRNGYDAYVINAVLQEKALDAAAPELDVATDAPLAEIQKLFPQSEACAEDGAFARLQSGDTTLYLYPADTADASHPEESVARLTSRLIARLTAKGLLPPHQACPYVPHQVEDHDGFADLSSGEVRLNGIPDEAIRQNYLRAVRALRFSANYNIPVEPNTFMAILRASRRIMDYVSVKDIMDEWRKVEAENMADFVERLYDTMILHWFLPEVATLARIKITSDDGVEYTLFEQTLAVMRHYPEELPYDWYGTLACLFHDVGKLHTAQYAGGDLHFYQHHQVGAKVTRKILSRLGFPPDETDLVCNLVRGHMHFHFMLTDRGIRRFRALDQYPRLIEMARADIKSVGGTYKEFNHNMKMLERTETPEEMLEPLLNGAQIMQLLSLKPGPAVGLIRDALLKAQISGDVASREDAERFVRAYWDKQGLH, encoded by the coding sequence ATGGCGCAACCCTTCAAGGACGCCACCGCCATCTGCAAAACCATCATGCGAAACGGCTACGACGCCTACGTCATCAACGCCGTTTTGCAGGAAAAAGCCCTGGATGCCGCCGCGCCGGAACTCGACGTGGCCACCGACGCCCCCCTGGCCGAAATCCAGAAGCTCTTCCCCCAGTCCGAAGCCTGCGCCGAGGACGGGGCCTTTGCCCGCCTCCAAAGCGGCGACACCACGCTCTACCTCTACCCGGCCGACACCGCCGACGCCTCCCACCCCGAGGAGTCCGTGGCCCGGCTCACCAGCCGGCTCATCGCCCGGCTGACCGCCAAGGGGCTGCTGCCGCCCCATCAGGCCTGCCCCTACGTGCCGCATCAGGTCGAGGACCACGACGGCTTCGCCGACCTCTCCAGCGGCGAAGTGCGCTTAAACGGCATCCCCGACGAAGCCATCCGCCAGAATTACCTGCGAGCCGTGCGGGCGCTGCGGTTTTCCGCCAACTACAACATCCCGGTGGAACCCAACACCTTTATGGCCATCCTGCGGGCCTCGCGCCGCATCATGGACTACGTGTCGGTCAAAGACATCATGGACGAATGGCGCAAGGTCGAGGCCGAAAACATGGCCGACTTCGTGGAGCGCCTCTACGACACCATGATCCTGCACTGGTTTTTGCCCGAAGTGGCGACGCTGGCGCGCATCAAGATCACCTCCGACGACGGCGTCGAATACACGCTCTTCGAACAAACCCTGGCCGTCATGCGCCACTACCCCGAGGAACTGCCCTACGACTGGTACGGCACCCTGGCCTGCCTGTTCCACGATGTGGGCAAGCTCCACACCGCCCAGTACGCCGGCGGCGACCTCCACTTCTACCAGCACCACCAGGTCGGGGCCAAGGTCACCCGCAAAATCCTCTCGCGGCTGGGCTTCCCGCCGGACGAGACCGACCTCGTGTGCAACCTCGTGCGCGGCCACATGCACTTCCACTTCATGCTCACCGACCGGGGCATCCGCCGCTTCCGCGCCCTGGACCAGTACCCGCGCCTGATCGAAATGGCCCGGGCCGACATCAAGTCCGTGGGCGGCACCTACAAGGAATTCAACCACAACATGAAAATGCTCGAGCGTACCGAAACGCCCGAGGAAATGCTCGAACCGCTGCTCAATGGCGCGCAGATCATGCAACTGCTCTCCCTCAAGCCCGGACCGGCCGTGGGACTCATCCGCGACGCGCTGCTCAAGGCCCAGATCAGCGGCGACGTCGCCAGCCGCGAAGACGCCGAACGCTTCGTGCGCGCCTACTGGGACAAGCAAGGACTGCATTAG
- the rlmN gene encoding 23S rRNA (adenine(2503)-C(2))-methyltransferase RlmN → MTNLIDLTFHELESLIVSLGEPPYRARQVWQWLWQKRCREIAGMTDVSKALRARLEEVAAIRWPVVEMVRESRDGTVKFLLALGDGERVECVLIPEKDHYTACLSTQVGCAMGCGFCATGMLGFRRNMTPGEMLGQVLVGRQHLADKGVELGLRNLVFMGMGEPLLNYDNLLQTLEALHHPQGLDFSGRRITVSTAGVARHLLDLGRTGLCSLAISLHAPTQAQRERIMPGAARLELDKLMDLLAQYPLKPRERLTFEYLLLAGVNDADADARELVRLLSRVKAKVNLIVFNATPGLPYAPPDEARVLAFQDILKSKGLTATLRKSKGADIAAACGQLRAECDGEGEGKTG, encoded by the coding sequence ATGACCAATCTCATCGACCTGACGTTTCACGAACTGGAGTCCCTCATTGTCAGCCTGGGCGAGCCGCCGTACCGGGCCAGGCAGGTCTGGCAGTGGCTGTGGCAGAAGCGGTGCCGCGAGATCGCGGGGATGACGGACGTGTCCAAGGCGTTGCGCGCCCGGCTGGAGGAGGTGGCGGCAATTCGGTGGCCGGTGGTGGAAATGGTGCGGGAGAGCCGTGACGGCACGGTGAAGTTTTTGTTGGCGCTGGGGGACGGCGAGCGGGTGGAGTGCGTGTTGATCCCGGAGAAGGACCATTACACGGCCTGTTTGTCGACGCAGGTGGGTTGCGCCATGGGCTGCGGTTTTTGCGCCACCGGGATGTTGGGGTTTCGGCGCAACATGACGCCTGGGGAGATGCTGGGGCAGGTGTTGGTGGGCCGGCAGCATCTGGCGGACAAGGGCGTGGAGCTGGGGCTGCGCAATCTGGTGTTCATGGGCATGGGCGAGCCGCTGCTCAATTACGACAATTTGCTGCAGACCTTGGAGGCGCTCCATCATCCCCAGGGTTTGGATTTTTCGGGCCGGCGCATCACGGTGTCCACGGCTGGCGTGGCCCGGCATTTGTTGGATTTGGGGCGCACGGGCTTGTGTTCGCTGGCAATTTCGCTGCATGCGCCGACCCAGGCCCAGCGGGAGCGGATCATGCCCGGGGCGGCCAGGTTGGAATTGGACAAGCTCATGGATTTGCTGGCGCAGTATCCGCTCAAGCCTCGGGAGCGGCTGACGTTCGAGTATTTGTTGCTGGCGGGGGTCAATGACGCCGACGCCGACGCCCGGGAGCTGGTGCGGCTGCTCTCGCGGGTGAAGGCCAAGGTGAATCTGATCGTGTTCAACGCCACGCCGGGGTTGCCGTATGCGCCGCCGGACGAAGCCAGGGTGTTGGCGTTTCAGGATATTTTGAAGAGCAAGGGGCTGACGGCGACGCTGCGCAAGAGCAAAGGCGCGGATATCGCGGCGGCCTGCGGGCAGTTGCGGGCGGAGTGCGACGGTGAGGGTGAGGGAAAGACAGGATAA
- a CDS encoding AbrB/MazE/SpoVT family DNA-binding domain-containing protein, protein METTLDEQGRVVIPQDVLNDLGLAPGARLIVEERDCTIVIRGADGDNGLVEEDGVLLFGGETIGAVDDLVERVRSDRVRDIAGLSKR, encoded by the coding sequence ATGGAAACGACGCTGGACGAACAAGGGCGCGTGGTCATTCCCCAGGATGTGCTCAATGACTTGGGGCTTGCCCCCGGAGCGCGCCTGATCGTCGAAGAACGGGACTGCACCATTGTCATTCGCGGCGCTGACGGCGACAACGGGCTTGTCGAAGAAGATGGCGTACTGCTTTTTGGCGGCGAAACCATCGGTGCGGTAGATGATCTGGTTGAGCGGGTGCGAAGCGACCGCGTTCGGGACATCGCTGGTCTTTCAAAACGATGA
- a CDS encoding PIN domain-containing protein, with protein MKAFFDTSVLVAALVKSHPMHPRAFPWYLKSRRSECEMVVAAHGLAETYACLTTYPSRPRISPVAAMTLLRESIVRAGTVVSLDGRDYLEALDRVADKGRCGGSVYDALHVIAAEKSGVDLVLSFNRKHFEPLLRPGQTFIEP; from the coding sequence ATGAAGGCATTTTTCGACACCTCGGTGCTTGTCGCCGCCCTGGTGAAGAGCCATCCCATGCATCCCAGAGCGTTTCCCTGGTATTTGAAAAGCCGGCGGTCCGAATGCGAAATGGTTGTTGCGGCGCATGGCTTGGCTGAAACCTATGCTTGCCTGACAACGTACCCCTCACGTCCCAGAATTTCTCCCGTTGCGGCCATGACGTTGCTTCGGGAAAGCATTGTCCGGGCGGGAACGGTTGTGTCCCTTGACGGACGCGATTATCTGGAAGCCCTGGACAGGGTTGCCGACAAGGGCCGGTGCGGCGGCAGCGTCTACGATGCCTTGCACGTGATTGCGGCCGAAAAAAGCGGAGTGGACCTCGTGCTTTCCTTCAATCGAAAGCATTTTGAACCGCTTTTGCGACCGGGCCAGACGTTTATCGAACCCTGA
- the hisI gene encoding phosphoribosyl-AMP cyclohydrolase, protein MKRPDFAKCGGLVPAIAQEACSGEVLMLAYMNEEAYDKTLATGEVHYFSRSRQKIWHKGGTSGHVQKVHSVRLDCDADTILVLVEQIGGAACHEGYKSCFFTEITSDGERTCSPKVFDPKEVYK, encoded by the coding sequence ATGAAACGACCCGATTTCGCGAAGTGCGGCGGCCTTGTCCCCGCCATCGCCCAGGAAGCGTGCAGCGGCGAGGTGCTCATGCTCGCCTACATGAACGAGGAAGCCTACGACAAAACCCTGGCCACCGGCGAAGTCCATTACTTCAGCCGCAGCCGCCAGAAAATCTGGCATAAGGGCGGCACCTCCGGCCATGTGCAAAAGGTCCATAGCGTGCGCCTCGACTGCGACGCCGACACCATCCTGGTGCTCGTCGAGCAGATCGGCGGCGCGGCCTGCCACGAAGGGTACAAGTCCTGCTTCTTCACCGAAATCACCAGCGACGGCGAACGCACCTGTTCCCCGAAAGTCTTCGACCCCAAGGAGGTCTACAAATAA
- the hisG gene encoding ATP phosphoribosyltransferase, producing MAGDNMLKLGIPKGSLQDATIALFEKSGWKIRMHHRNYFPEINDPEITCSMCRAQEMSRYVESGTLDCGLTGKDWILENESDVVVVADLVYSKVSNRPARWVLAVAADSPYKRPEDLAGKKIATELCNFTKQYFSGAGIPVEVEFSWGATEAKVVEGLADAIVEVTETGTTIKAHGLRIISDLLSTNTQLIANKKAWEDPFKRRKIEILNMMLQGALRAEGLVGLKMNVPEEKMPAIMALLPSLTAPTVANLYNKDWLSVEIVVTEGIVRDLIPKLHDLGAEGIIEYALNKVI from the coding sequence ATGGCCGGCGACAACATGCTCAAACTCGGCATTCCCAAAGGCTCCCTCCAGGACGCCACCATCGCGCTTTTTGAAAAATCCGGCTGGAAGATCCGGATGCACCACCGCAACTACTTCCCGGAGATCAACGATCCCGAGATCACCTGCTCCATGTGCCGCGCCCAGGAAATGTCGCGTTACGTCGAGTCCGGCACCCTGGACTGCGGCCTGACCGGCAAGGACTGGATTCTGGAAAACGAGTCCGACGTGGTGGTCGTGGCCGACCTTGTCTATTCCAAGGTGAGCAACCGCCCGGCCCGCTGGGTGCTGGCCGTGGCCGCCGATTCGCCCTACAAGCGCCCCGAGGATCTGGCCGGCAAGAAGATCGCCACCGAGCTGTGCAACTTCACCAAGCAGTATTTCTCCGGCGCGGGCATCCCGGTGGAAGTGGAATTCTCCTGGGGCGCCACCGAAGCCAAGGTGGTCGAAGGCCTGGCCGACGCCATAGTGGAAGTGACCGAGACCGGCACCACGATAAAAGCCCATGGGCTGCGCATCATCTCCGATCTGCTGTCCACCAACACCCAGCTCATTGCCAACAAGAAGGCCTGGGAAGACCCGTTCAAACGCCGCAAGATCGAGATCCTCAACATGATGCTGCAAGGCGCGCTGCGGGCCGAGGGCCTGGTCGGCCTCAAGATGAACGTGCCCGAGGAGAAGATGCCGGCCATCATGGCCCTTCTGCCCAGCCTCACCGCTCCCACCGTGGCCAATCTCTACAACAAGGATTGGCTGTCGGTGGAAATCGTGGTCACCGAAGGCATCGTGCGCGACCTGATCCCCAAGCTCCACGACCTGGGAGCCGAGGGCATCATCGAATACGCGCTCAATAAGGTCATCTAG
- a CDS encoding glycosyltransferase family 39 protein gives MTAAHSLEFIINQSTYVEVHPPLFYFTVKLFEFIGKDDFTVRFFSVFCGLVTCIAGYAAARLVLPLPQARTALVLLMVNTQFLFLIRTVRPYACMVALFALIFFLYLRLSREDQFRPGLTALLGLLLGLSFSLVYTSLFIIVAVVGCLGLLGLLARRAVPVWRAVLLGLAVSLFVASFYALFIAKSSVSQAYLNASMDYAGITSIYCNALLDNVFYFNNLPLRLSLAALALHGLWLLRGNQPFFFLTLALLAVPYVQLVVTHTALNFWGRHIAFLMFPLAMAQACSATALLSRFGRPAPALAAVALGLAVLIGYHHKFYAVDSYDVDIIGDNYKLVAQRLADTATPGQVLNFTGDYLEKCTGWYLDRYIAPTARLNAPGADAPVSSVIVGKEYTYVGGNKEGFIKRFGPFDAEEQFRSVTIFRRAVAKAGPTDMAATPFFRAFAFDYTRFYAEAAALADCSLASSARGFSMIATRPDTPAVCDYAFTNSGGNTHFGVVLDYRSAGWGNVVAVDVRFDDAPFVQVFATGGMDSRRQAIIHFEHDAPFTTMTVRLRLVCHDSLPSSPGSGLRTVGLEGFTVIAAKDASTVNNILGPAAYNAYLLENYESERFPAASGIEQHLAYDANVIQCARPDDVEDPRAAMCSLRPGQAAGDIDIRYTAPHNDAVFLPRISGEDSLLTAQFIMPDGLPVGFFTMRGNSNSRWTPAAAQYKLPLPKLDGAIRVHLEGKAQLWTVDGKALFRAR, from the coding sequence ATGACAGCTGCCCATTCCCTGGAATTTATCATCAACCAGTCGACTTACGTCGAAGTGCATCCGCCTCTTTTTTATTTCACAGTAAAGCTTTTTGAGTTTATCGGCAAAGACGACTTTACCGTACGGTTTTTTTCTGTTTTTTGCGGCCTTGTTACCTGCATCGCCGGTTATGCCGCCGCCAGGCTGGTCCTGCCCCTACCCCAGGCTCGGACCGCCCTGGTCTTGCTCATGGTCAACACCCAGTTTCTGTTTCTGATCCGCACCGTCCGCCCTTACGCCTGCATGGTAGCCCTTTTTGCTCTGATCTTTTTCCTCTATCTGCGCTTAAGCCGTGAGGACCAATTTCGCCCTGGCCTGACCGCCCTGCTTGGCTTGCTCCTCGGGTTATCCTTTTCCCTGGTCTACACCTCGCTTTTCATCATCGTCGCCGTGGTCGGCTGCCTGGGCCTGTTGGGCCTGCTCGCGCGCAGAGCCGTCCCGGTATGGCGGGCGGTCCTGCTCGGCCTTGCGGTCAGCCTTTTCGTGGCCAGTTTCTACGCCCTGTTCATCGCCAAATCCTCTGTCAGCCAAGCCTATCTCAATGCAAGCATGGATTATGCCGGCATAACGTCAATTTACTGTAACGCCCTTCTCGACAATGTCTTTTACTTCAACAACCTTCCCCTTCGTCTGAGCCTAGCCGCCCTGGCCCTGCATGGGCTGTGGCTGCTGCGCGGCAATCAGCCGTTTTTCTTCCTGACCCTGGCTCTGCTGGCCGTGCCCTACGTTCAACTTGTCGTCACCCACACCGCGCTCAATTTTTGGGGCCGCCATATCGCCTTTCTCATGTTCCCCTTGGCTATGGCCCAGGCCTGTTCCGCCACAGCCCTGCTGTCGCGGTTCGGCCGCCCTGCCCCGGCCCTGGCCGCCGTCGCCCTGGGTCTGGCCGTCCTGATCGGCTATCACCACAAGTTCTATGCCGTGGACAGCTACGACGTGGACATCATCGGTGACAATTACAAACTCGTCGCCCAGCGTCTGGCCGACACGGCCACGCCCGGCCAAGTCCTTAATTTCACGGGTGACTATCTGGAAAAATGCACCGGCTGGTACCTTGATCGCTACATCGCTCCAACGGCCCGGCTCAACGCTCCCGGGGCCGACGCGCCGGTGTCTAGCGTCATCGTCGGCAAGGAATACACCTACGTCGGCGGCAACAAGGAGGGCTTCATCAAGCGTTTCGGTCCCTTTGACGCCGAGGAACAATTCCGTTCCGTCACCATTTTCCGCCGCGCCGTGGCCAAGGCCGGCCCCACGGACATGGCGGCAACACCTTTTTTCCGAGCGTTTGCCTTCGACTATACTCGCTTTTATGCCGAGGCCGCCGCTTTGGCCGACTGCAGTCTCGCCTCCTCGGCCAGAGGCTTTTCCATGATCGCCACCCGGCCTGACACGCCAGCGGTCTGCGATTATGCCTTCACCAATTCCGGCGGCAACACCCACTTTGGCGTCGTCCTCGACTACCGCAGCGCCGGCTGGGGCAATGTCGTCGCGGTGGACGTGCGTTTCGACGACGCCCCGTTCGTCCAGGTGTTCGCCACCGGCGGCATGGACTCCAGACGGCAGGCCATCATCCACTTCGAGCATGATGCTCCTTTTACCACCATGACCGTGCGTCTGCGTCTGGTGTGCCACGACAGCCTGCCGTCCTCGCCCGGATCGGGCTTGCGGACGGTCGGCCTGGAAGGTTTCACGGTCATCGCCGCCAAGGACGCCTCCACGGTGAACAATATTCTCGGTCCGGCCGCCTATAACGCTTATCTTTTGGAGAACTACGAGAGCGAACGATTCCCCGCCGCGAGCGGCATCGAACAGCACCTGGCCTACGATGCAAACGTCATCCAGTGTGCCAGGCCCGACGACGTGGAGGATCCCCGGGCGGCCATGTGCTCCCTGCGTCCCGGGCAGGCCGCTGGAGACATCGATATTCGGTACACGGCCCCCCACAACGACGCCGTATTCCTGCCCCGTATTTCCGGCGAGGATTCGCTTCTGACAGCCCAGTTCATCATGCCCGACGGCTTGCCCGTGGGATTTTTCACCATGCGCGGCAACTCCAACAGCCGCTGGACTCCGGCAGCCGCCCAATACAAATTGCCGCTGCCAAAGCTCGACGGCGCTATACGGGTTCACCTGGAAGGCAAGGCCCAACTCTGGACCGTGGACGGCAAAGCCCTTTTTCGGGCTCGCTGA
- a CDS encoding carbonic anhydrase has translation MKDIPRFLAGFKNFQRTYFCDGSTFFADLKRGQTPKVLVIACSDSRVDPAILTGCEPGDMFVVRNVANLVPPYEKTPGNHGVSAAVEYAVRVLGVEHVIVLGHSCCGGIQALMHPQKEKLGEFIAPWVKIAEPALREVNEKLADKDFHLRQQACEKAAVLISLENLLTFPWVFERVMRGEMHMHGWYFDLERGELLSYLPETGSFEPLVARCETKPAP, from the coding sequence ATGAAGGACATTCCTCGCTTCCTGGCTGGATTTAAAAACTTCCAGCGCACCTATTTCTGCGACGGCAGCACCTTTTTTGCCGACCTCAAGCGCGGCCAGACCCCCAAGGTCCTGGTCATCGCCTGCTCCGACTCCCGCGTGGACCCGGCCATCCTCACCGGCTGCGAACCCGGCGACATGTTCGTGGTGCGAAACGTGGCCAACCTCGTGCCGCCCTACGAAAAAACTCCGGGCAACCACGGCGTCAGCGCCGCCGTGGAATACGCCGTGCGCGTGCTTGGCGTGGAGCACGTCATCGTGCTGGGCCATTCCTGCTGCGGCGGCATCCAGGCGCTCATGCACCCCCAGAAGGAAAAGCTTGGCGAATTCATCGCCCCTTGGGTCAAGATCGCCGAACCGGCCCTGCGCGAGGTCAACGAGAAGCTGGCCGACAAGGACTTCCACCTGCGCCAGCAGGCCTGCGAAAAGGCCGCCGTCCTTATTTCCCTGGAAAATCTGCTGACCTTCCCCTGGGTGTTCGAACGCGTCATGCGCGGCGAAATGCATATGCATGGCTGGTATTTCGACCTGGAGCGCGGCGAACTCTTAAGCTACCTGCCTGAAACCGGCAGTTTCGAACCCCTGGTGGCGCGCTGCGAGACCAAACCCGCGCCATGA
- a CDS encoding AbrB/MazE/SpoVT family DNA-binding domain-containing protein — MQALKIRKVGNSLGLVLPKEAVARLKVVEGDTVYLTDAEDGYRITPMDASFAEQMAAAEDIMREDRDVLRELSNR, encoded by the coding sequence ATGCAGGCGCTCAAGATCAGAAAGGTGGGGAACTCCCTCGGGCTGGTGCTGCCGAAGGAAGCGGTGGCGCGGCTCAAGGTCGTGGAAGGCGATACCGTGTATCTGACGGATGCCGAAGACGGCTACCGGATAACGCCCATGGACGCGTCCTTTGCCGAGCAGATGGCGGCGGCGGAAGACATCATGCGCGAGGATCGGGACGTGTTGCGCGAGTTGTCCAACCGATGA
- a CDS encoding type II toxin-antitoxin system death-on-curing family toxin translates to MTWRWIAAAVVLAVHDQQLAEHGGSAGVREMGLLESALARPAQLAAYGEPDVFDLAATYAHGIARNHPFVDGNKRTAYVACMLFLRLHGVRIDAPGPERVMVFEQLGKGSLDRDALAGWLRARGKEFADQPREAVSAPFG, encoded by the coding sequence ATGACATGGCGATGGATTGCTGCCGCCGTGGTCCTGGCCGTCCACGACCAGCAGCTTGCCGAACATGGCGGCTCGGCCGGGGTCCGGGAAATGGGGTTGCTGGAAAGCGCCCTGGCCAGACCGGCGCAGCTCGCGGCCTACGGGGAGCCTGATGTTTTCGATCTGGCCGCAACCTACGCCCATGGCATCGCCAGGAATCATCCCTTCGTGGACGGCAACAAACGCACGGCCTATGTCGCGTGCATGCTCTTCCTGCGGCTTCATGGGGTTCGCATTGATGCCCCGGGACCGGAGCGCGTCATGGTGTTCGAGCAGCTCGGCAAGGGGTCGCTTGACCGGGATGCCCTGGCTGGATGGTTGCGGGCGCGAGGAAAAGAGTTTGCGGACCAGCCTCGTGAGGCGGTCTCGGCACCTTTTGGATGA
- a CDS encoding PilZ domain-containing protein — protein MHMLLVARRGQARDRIVAELTRLGAACDVAQTPQELLGAARRRRYNGVLFDVPTLVREKHFDKRVLQRLAEIYPSARLKYDPATDTVYALGADAGPPSRDGLSVFTAACRDFLPRSLRRGERVEANLPAVLWRAPPDGGDGGEKTCTINVSYLGCFLFTTASWEIGQEAWVVFPDVTDVPVRTRVAWHEAWALRRTVPGVGLAFLEMPEALFTELGHLGCEADEMDIACPGKAL, from the coding sequence ATGCATATGCTGCTTGTGGCCCGCCGGGGCCAGGCCCGGGATCGCATCGTGGCCGAACTGACGCGCCTGGGCGCGGCCTGCGACGTGGCGCAGACGCCCCAGGAGCTGCTTGGCGCGGCCCGCCGCCGCCGGTATAACGGCGTGCTGTTCGACGTGCCAACGCTGGTGCGGGAAAAGCACTTCGACAAGCGCGTGCTGCAACGTCTGGCCGAGATCTACCCCTCGGCGCGCCTCAAATACGATCCGGCCACGGACACGGTCTATGCCCTGGGGGCCGACGCCGGGCCGCCGTCGCGGGACGGGCTGTCCGTATTTACGGCCGCCTGCCGCGATTTTCTGCCGCGCAGCCTGCGGCGCGGCGAGCGGGTGGAGGCCAATCTGCCGGCCGTGTTGTGGCGCGCGCCGCCGGACGGCGGCGACGGCGGCGAAAAGACCTGCACCATCAATGTTTCCTATCTCGGTTGTTTTTTGTTCACCACGGCGTCCTGGGAGATCGGCCAGGAGGCCTGGGTGGTGTTTCCGGATGTGACCGACGTGCCGGTGCGCACCCGGGTGGCCTGGCACGAGGCCTGGGCGCTGCGGCGCACGGTGCCTGGGGTGGGGCTGGCTTTTCTGGAGATGCCCGAGGCGCTTTTCACGGAACTGGGGCATCTGGGCTGCGAAGCCGATGAGATGGATATTGCCTGTCCGGGCAAAGCGCTTTAA
- a CDS encoding chemotaxis protein, producing the protein MAQTNILLEAGTNELEIIEFYIDEATEPGAKPYRAYYGVNVAKVLEIIRLPKVTGMPQTPHPCVIGTFNLRSRVIPLIDLSMWLGKPMARDENTKVIVSEFNKVINAFMVSGVTRIHRLSWSEVEPPSGYVAQFAANNFTGVVKFPDHIVLILDMEQIIWDLNPALAMKTDRQRAEAAIPEPERSAYKTLVVDDSNSIRRLIATYLEKDGFEVIQDVNGQNAWDRLAQWREAATKGGQPLTDNVNLVVTDIEMPSMDGHTLCKKIKDDPMLKQLPVVLFSSLINDQLYHKGLSVGADDQVTKPEVGTLAERARKLIEASR; encoded by the coding sequence ATGGCGCAGACCAATATTTTGCTTGAGGCGGGGACCAATGAACTCGAAATCATCGAGTTTTACATTGATGAGGCCACCGAACCCGGGGCCAAACCGTACCGGGCCTATTACGGCGTCAACGTGGCCAAGGTGCTGGAGATCATCCGGCTGCCCAAAGTGACGGGGATGCCGCAAACGCCGCATCCGTGCGTGATTGGCACCTTTAATCTGCGCTCCCGGGTCATTCCGCTCATTGACCTGTCCATGTGGCTGGGCAAGCCCATGGCTCGCGACGAGAACACCAAGGTCATCGTCTCGGAATTCAACAAGGTCATAAACGCCTTCATGGTCTCGGGCGTCACCCGCATCCACCGCCTGAGCTGGTCCGAGGTGGAGCCCCCGTCGGGCTACGTGGCCCAGTTCGCGGCCAACAATTTCACCGGCGTGGTGAAGTTCCCGGACCACATCGTGCTTATCCTCGACATGGAACAGATCATCTGGGACTTAAACCCCGCCCTGGCCATGAAGACGGATCGCCAGCGCGCGGAGGCGGCCATTCCCGAACCGGAGCGTTCGGCCTACAAGACGTTGGTGGTGGACGACTCCAACTCCATCCGCCGGCTCATCGCCACCTATCTGGAGAAGGACGGCTTCGAGGTCATCCAGGACGTCAACGGCCAAAACGCCTGGGACCGTCTGGCGCAATGGCGCGAGGCCGCGACCAAGGGCGGCCAGCCGCTGACCGACAACGTCAATCTTGTCGTGACCGACATCGAAATGCCGTCAATGGACGGCCATACCCTGTGCAAGAAGATCAAGGACGACCCGATGCTCAAGCAGCTGCCGGTGGTGCTTTTTTCGTCGCTGATTAACGACCAGCTCTACCACAAGGGGCTTTCGGTGGGGGCCGACGACCAGGTCACCAAGCCCGAGGTCGGCACCCTGGCCGAGCGCGCCCGCAAGCTCATCGAAGCCAGCCGGTAA